The nucleotide window TGTGTCCTGCTTAGAAAGGAGAGACGGCAACgactccctgaagatggaataaggcCTTCCCCGCCTAGCTCCACCCCGATGGTGTGATGTCGTCAGAGGGCCTGTAAAGGTGTGTCTTCGGCCGATCTCATGGGATTCGGGCAGTGTTGGTTTCGTCGGATCTCCGTGGATCCAGTCTTCGTTCGTGTGTCTACATGTTGAATTCTTTTAATATAAGCTTCTCTTCATTGACATCGATTGTTATTCTGGTGTGCCGGTCTTGCGGGGTCTTAGCACAACAACTTCCTGGCTGTCTAGTACAACAGGTTTTGTCCTGTTTCGATAAAGAAGAGGCGATGATGGCGGCGCGCCTTTGGCTCGCTGCTTTGTAGTCGTCGCTACATGATCTACGAGATGTAATTTTTTTATTTCTAATGTTTCTTGTACTGCCATGTCTCATATAATGAAGAAAGGAAGGATTCTGGCCAAAAGAATAGAAATAAACATTGATTATTTATTACACAAAATTAGCtcggaattttggaattcgagaTGAATTTGCTTCCTGCAGATCTCCTTTTCGTTTCCACCCCTAAACTTACAACAAAACCCAAACCACAACCCTCCTCTTTACTTGCCTTACAAGTAGATCCCTCGTTAACCTTCCCCCCCGACTCTGCTTCCTCCtcacttcccccaaatcccccaCCCGAACCCTCGGAAtccctccctcgccgccgccgacccTCCGCCGATCTCCCCGCCGCCGAGATGTCTCGCCGCTACGACAGCCGCACCACGATCTTCTCGCCGGAGGGCCGGCTGTACCAGGTGGAGTACGCGATGGAGGCGATCGGGAACGCCGGGTCGGCGCTCGGGATCCTGGCGGCCGACGGCGTCGTCCTCGTCGGCGAGAAGAAGGTCACCTCCAAGCTGCTCCAGTCCTCCCGATCCGCGGAGAAGATGTACAAGATCGACTCCCACCTCGCCTGCGCCGTCGCCGGGATCATGTCCGACGCCAACATCCTCATCAACACCGCCCGCCTCCACGCCCAGCGCTACGCGCTCTCCTACCAGGAGCCCATCCCCGTCGAGCAGCTCGTCCAGTCCCTCTGCGACACCAAGCAGGGCTACACCCAGTTCGGGGGCCTCCGCCCCTTCGGCGTCTCCTTCCTCTTCGCGGGGTGGGACAAGAACCACGGCTTCCAGCTCTACATGAGCGACCCCTCCGGCAACTACGGCGGCTGGAAGGCCGCCGCCGTCGGGGCCAACAGCCAGGCCGCCCAGTCCATGCTCAAGCAGGACTACAAGGATGGCATGACCCGCGAGGAGGCCGTCGCCCTCGCCCTCAAGGTCCTCAGCAAGACCATGGATTCCACTAGTTTGACTGCCGATAAGCTGGAGCTGGCCGAGGTCTTCGTGCAGCCCGGCACTGGGGAGGTGCAGTACCAGGTGTGCTCTCCTGACGCCATGGGGAAGCTGCTTGCCAAGGCTGGGCTCACGCAGCCCGCGCCTGAGGCCTGATGTGCTGGTTTGCTGTGGCTTGTGATGCCTACTACTCTTAGACCGCTTAATCAGTTATGCTTCTGTTGTTTTAAGCCAAACTATTTGACAATTATGCATTTTAATTTTATGTTGAACATGCTTGGTATTTTCTTTATCTGATGGATTGTCTTGTGCTAGGCGAAAATTGTGATCCTTGTGTCCCATGCTTGATTGTTATTGTGACCAGGGGATATGGAAGAATGCGCTTATAGAAAACTGCAGTGAAACCTATGTGTTTGACCATGTTCTCATCAAGTTTGTTTAGTGAACAATCCCAATTGTAAGGAGGTTCTGGTGCTTGGGGCCTGTGTTTATAAAGTTCAGCGCCTTCAATAGATTCAATACCTATGCACCATCTAGTTTGCCCCATGGAGAAGTTAGTAATTATGTATGATGATTGCATAAAACATCATATAATATTGTAGGTTGGAATCTTGGTGGTCAAATGTTTTCTTGTTGCTCTATGTCTAGGTTGTCATAGACAACAACAATGATCATGTTAGAGCAAGACAATGGAAATAGTAGAAGCATTGTATGCTACCAACTGTTTACAGCCTGTACTCTGTTCCTTGAAGAATTAGCTACTTACAATAAGACATAATCCTTGGGCGATTTTGATGACTTCTCCATGATGACAATATCTTGCCAATTTTTCTGGTAGCCCCCCATGGGCCCATTGCACGTTTATCCTGTATGTACCTTGCCTTGGATTTTCTGGATTGCTCTTGTGTACTGGTGTGCTGATTAGTTAGTTGTGTTCTGTTGAACAACATGGGAGCATAACATGCTGCTATGCAGTCTGTCAGTTCTAGATAAATTTCATACAAATATGGGTGCTGAATTCTGATCAGTTCCGCATTATTCAAGCATTTTAGGGGATTTGATGCAAGCAAGTAACACTAGATATAGTCTGATTTTGAAAATCTGTATGCACGTTATAGCGCTTGTATTCATCTGGTCAAAACGGTAATGAACTGTATTTCACTTGTTAAGGAACTCAATTCTGCGACCTGGGGCTTTTACAGTTAAAATCGATATTATTGCACTAGTGACTGAGTGCTTCTGCCAAGTTTTAGTTGAGTGCTTCATAAAATTCCTGCTCTTCTTGCCTGCTATTCCTAGTTTTAACAATATAATGCTTGCAACCCTGCTGTGCTCATCAGACCTGTTATCTGTCAAGTATTAGTGCCCCAATTGGACTGCTGCTGGAGTGCTTAGTTATCAAACTGTTTCTTCTCCAGCCCTGCATAGTGTTGATTCCAAACAGTTTCTTTCTCCAGCCTGAGTTGTTTTCTAGGGTATTGGCCGGGTCCAGTAGAGTTTCATGTTTATCTATCTGTCCTCGTTCTCGTCATGTTTTTATTTCTGAACCATGTGAAGTTACGAACGTTATATGGGTACATTTCATAAGTCTACCTACTGTATGGGGAGCCGCTGTGGCCTTTTTAATGCCATGATTTCGCTAGAGAAGCAAGCATACCCAGCTCAAAGTTTGCCTGACAAACAATGGTGCCACTGCCATTGTTGTGGAGAGGAAACCTATGGGGACGTAGCAAAGGCCATTGCTGCTGAGGGATGAAGGACGTCCATCCGGCTCCTATGAAGGGGCCTGGAAGACTCGGATCCCTCGCACTCAGTTCATTCCAGCAGTAGCATAATTCTTGATGCTTCTCAATCCCATGCAGCTCATTCAGATAGGACGTGATCGCTACTTGAATATGTGGATGATCTTCATTCATTCATAACTAAGGAACATGACTAAGAGTCTTGTAGTGGAACTAAGGAACATGACTAGGAGACTTGTAGTGGAACTATATTTATCCCTTGAAATTGCTGATGCGAGATGCTTCGGTAGCTCGCCGCAATGCATTTATCGCCTTGTGCACACGCATTTATCTTCACTTTCAGCACATGCACCACCTCTATTCTAGTCAGTTTGATTTGCTATCTTCGCCTTTTATGGCAGAATCATATCTTTACATTGTCATATGCTCATATGTCTTTGATATGATTGCAGCATACACATATGAATGATGGATATTACATCAGGGGACACATGAATACCAGTGTGACATCATACATGTCTCATATTGTCTTTACCGTGACATATGTGTACAACCATTCACGTCCTAGTTTGAATTTGGTTACCTTTCTTATTACCAGGAAGGCTGCATAGTTTGATTCCTCATATTTATCATTGTTGGTGCTTGAAGAACCATTAATAGACATTTGCAATGAAGTTTTAGAACTGACCTCAAATATCACATATGGATTAGAACTTGTGCAAGATGTACACAAGATCATCCCTCAACTTACATTGCATTTCCCCccttttggaaataataaaatgAATGTACTTACACATGCAATACTTGTTGTACAACCATGTGACGTTGACATATATATGGGGGGTCAACTAATTGCTCCAGCCCATTAGTTTGATTCACACCAAAATATTCATCTACCTTGTATTACCTCGGAGATGAATGTGATTAA belongs to Triticum urartu cultivar G1812 chromosome 7, Tu2.1, whole genome shotgun sequence and includes:
- the LOC125520859 gene encoding proteasome subunit alpha type-4-1-like (The sequence of the model RefSeq protein was modified relative to this genomic sequence to represent the inferred CDS: added 25 bases not found in genome assembly), translated to MATAARRPASLPPNPPPEPSESLPRRRRPSADLPAAEMSRRYDSRTTIFSPEGRLYQVEYAMEAIGNAGSALGILAADGVVLVGEKKVTSKLLQSSRSAEKMYKIDSHLACAVAGIMSDANILINTARLHAQRYALSYQEPIPVEQLVQSLCDTKQGYTQFGGLRPFGVSFLFAGWDKNHGFQLYMSDPSGNYGGWKAAAVGANSQAAQSMLKQDYKDGMTREEAVALALKVLSKTMDSTSLTADKLELAEVFVQPGTGEVQYQVCSPDAMGKLLAKAGLTQPAPEA